The Lytechinus pictus isolate F3 Inbred chromosome 10, Lp3.0, whole genome shotgun sequence genome includes a window with the following:
- the LOC129270593 gene encoding cytochrome b-245 chaperone 1-like encodes MVYMSVAARNEKMVHLARSPGFRAWSTFFGILAIGCGMVIFSNDDWLWKSFCLFCCGFVAICSLDDWEECIIEKDGDILLKRFSLIEKILRPKENQRQVIAESSSIVKAEVEAEDIRFFGKGRLVMLYFSAGYTLPLTEKCTLGDGSDHEVIAELIRKFLELEKKTWVQMEFKTPNNQPQLSSSSSSSCSSSDEMGEDAETR; translated from the exons ATGGTCTACATGTCGGTTGCCGCTCGAAATGAAAAGATGGTGCACCTGGCGAGATCGCCTGGGTTTCGAGCTTGGAGTACATTTTTTG GTATCCTTGCTATAGGTTGTGGGATGGTAATCTTCTCAAATGATGACTGGCTGTGGAAATCATTCTGTCTCTTCTGCTGTGGATTTGTGGCAATATGCTCTCTAGATGACTGGGAG gAATGCATCATTGAAAAGGATGGTGACATTCTTCTGAAGAGGTTTAGTTTGATTGAGAAGATCCTTAGACCGAAAGAAAATCAGCGGCAAG TTATTGCTGAATCATCTAGTATCGTGAAAGCTGAAGTTGAAGCAGAAGACATCAGATTCTTTGGTAAAGGGCGTCTAGTAATGCTCTACTTCAGTGCTGGCTACACCTTGCCTCTGACAGAGAAGTGCACTCTTGGAGATGGAAG tgATCATGAGGTGATAGCAGAACTGATCAGAAAATTTCTAGAACTTGAAAAGAAGACATGGGTACAAATGGAATTCAAAACTCCTAATAACCAACcccaattatcatcatcatcgtcatcatcatgcTCTTCTTCAGACGAAATGGGAGAAGATGCTGAAACAAGATAG